The genome window TAGAAATGATAGCCCACAAATATAAATGGTGTTAATAATAAGTTTTCTATGGAAAACTTATTATTAACACCATTTATATTATCAATACCGCTTGCTTCTATGATTATCCTTTGACGTAGAATCTTTAGCTCTACTCAAATATTAATTTAACTTTGGATGCAGTCACAAAGAATATAAAGATGAAAACCATTGGCCCATTGCACCTAGAAGATCTAGAGCCACATCGCTTCGAGGATCTAGTACGTCAACTTCTTTATGATTTCCGAAACTGGGCAGAGATAGAAGCTGTTGGACGATCTGGTTCAGATCATGGTTTTGATGCAAGGGCGCGAGAAGCTTCCATTCTGAACTTTGATCAGGAGGCCAATTATGATGATGAATCAAATACGTCCGAACAAGTTCCGACTGCACCTGATAGGGTTTGGGTCGTTCAATGCAAACGTGAGAAAAGTATTGGTCCAAGTAAATTAGCTTCTTATATGGCTGATCTTCCAGATACTCAGCAGCACGGCCTTTACGGTGTTGTTTTCGTAGCAGCCTGCGATTTTTCTTTTGCAGCAAGAGAAGCCTTTAGGGACGCAGCAAGAGAAAAAGGATATGCAGAAGCTTACTTATGGGGCAAGGGTGAAATTGAAGATCAGCTCTTTCAACCCAAAAATGACCACTTGCTATTTGCCTATTTTGGTATCTCACTCCAGACAAGGAAAAGAGGCATCACCACATCCGTTAGAGCAAAATTAGCCGCCAAGCGTAAGGTTGTTAGAGTTTTAGAGGAGAACTACAAAGACAGATTTGTGTTAGTAAGAGATGCTAGTGACGAGCGATATCCTCATGCTGATGGCAATAAACTTCCTGGACAACGCTTACGTGGTCGTTGGTGGTTGCTCAAATTCGAAGCTGTATATGCACAAGGTGTTTTATTTAAACTCAAAGATATACCTGCGTACCTTGCAGACGATCAAAAGTCTTGGGACTATATGTACATTGACAGTTTAGATATGGCTCTAGCACTCCCTTCCGAGAATTATTGGACAACTCAGGACACAGACCTTTTTTCTCCATCTTTGCATAAAGATCATTTGAATTACATGGAGGTTTGGTCAGAACTACCGGACAAAAGCAAAGCTACATATCTAGAATTTGGTATAATACCCTATGAAAACATCATTGACATTGATGAAAGAGGTGACCAGTATTTTGAAGGCCCGCATTTATATATCTTACCTTATGAGTCTTTAAATGGACCTTTTAAAGACGGTACACGGTCTTATGTTGAGCTAGATAACAGTTGGGATAATTTTCACGTTGAAGCGCTCCCAGAGAACCGAATAAGCTGGTTCCATAATGTAAAAGAACAAGCTGAAAAGATTCGCGCAGAACGCGAGAACGGATTAAGCACTGGCTCCTAAAGCCGCCCCCGGCTTTAGCGTTGAAAAAGGTTGCCGTAGTAATTCTCTTTTGATTGGGTGCCAGCGACGGAAATACCAAAGCCATTTCGATCAATGCTGACGTTTACCAGTTTCTTGTTCTCCAGTGTACGTTGCATGTCCTGAATGGCGCCAACCATTTCGCCTAAATTGACTACAGGTGGTGTACTTCCTGAATCAATATTCGCAGGTAGACTAATGGAGTGTGCCATGCTCGACCAGCGTGTCGGGTCAAGCAGTTGGGGGAACTGAGCCGCTAACTGATCATGCAGGCTGATTTTTCTCACCAATACCTCATTGGATAGACCAGCACCGCCAATCTGGTTGTTCTGATCGGCTGAAATTACCCGTTCACCTTTGGTCAGCATGGCCGGAACCGTATCAACACCGTCAGGATGCCCCAGGCCCAACACCGATGGCGTTCCTTGAAAGAAGAAAGAGCGAGCACCGTTCACGATTTTAACCAATTCATCATTGCTGATTTCACCCAGCGCCCGATTTTGCTCGACCGTAAGCACCCGCTCCCCTTTGGTCAGCATCGCCGGAACCGTATCAATTCCGTCAGGATGTTTATCTGAATCTACATATTCGGTACCCTTGGCAAAGTGCAGCGATTGAATCACCGCAATGGCCTCGTATAGCTGATCAATCGCCGCGTTGGTTTTTCCCTTACCAATACCAAACAGGTGAAACTTCCCGCGTAGAATGGCGATCTCTGCTTCTAATTCGGCTATTTTCATCGCTTTGGTAGCCTCGAAGATGGCACGCTGCGCATTCTTGACTTCCTCCTTATACGCATTATTGGTCGAAGTCATCTGGGCCATAATCGAAGCATCCTTCGCCGCAATCTCATCCTTTAGGCGTTTGATCTCAGCCGCCGTTTCTTCGTTATTCTTTTTAATCAGATCCTGCGTTTCCTTATCCTTTTTGGCCATCTCATCCTTCAAGGCATCAACCTGATTTTTGGTCTCCTCCTCGAGCTTACGAATCGCATCGGCTTCCTGCTGTTTGGCCTCTTTATTAGCCAGCGAAATTTCCTTCGTTTTATCCCCAACCGCCGTTTGGTATTCGGCGTGCTTATCCATAATCAGCTTTTCAAACGCATTGAGAATTTCAGTACGTTCCTGAGCCGATTGCGCCCGGGCTAGTTCCCGATCGCGGGCCGCCTGTAACGCCGCAACCTCCCTGGCCTCCCCTTCCGCCAACAATTGTTTCCGGTACCGGTCGTCTTCCTGAAGCCGCAACTGCTTATCGGAATAGAACTGCTCAGCAGCCGCTTTCTCCAGGGCTAAGGTTTCATTCAGCTTGGCAATCTCGGCATCTTTGGTTTCTTTGTAGGCCCGAAGTTCTTCCTCCAGAGCCGCTTTCTTGGCATCACGGGAAGCCTCTGCCGCGTCAATTTCAGCCTCTTTCGTTAGAGTGAACGCGTCCAGTTCCTCTTGCAATTTCTGAATATTCAGATCACGCTCATCCTTCAAACGTTGCATATCCAGTTCCAACTGGGCAATTTTCATTTGCTCCAAATTGGCCTGATGCCGTATCTCAGCCGCCTCCATTTCAGCTTTGCTTTCTTTCCAGAGGATCAACGTCTTGATCATAGCCAGGGAGAAACCTGCGCCAAAAGCCCCTTTCTTGAAATCCCAGATTTCCCCCAAACGCTCGGTCGTATTGGCGTTAATTTCTAAAACGCTGGATGAATAAGATAACTGGGCATCGACTAAATCCCGGCTTTTGGTCAACTCAACCTGCTTGGCGTAAAAGTCTTGAATGATTTTTTCCCGATCGGCGTAGCTGCCCTTGAAGTTCTCCAGTTCCAGGCTCAAGGTGCTTTCATTGAGTTTTAGAGCCGAATTGTAAAAATCAACCAGTGCATCACGTAGGAAAGTGATTGATTCCGCAACGGCTCGGGCGCTGGAAACTGCCATTTGAAACAAGACTCCTTCAATGGAGCTGATAATTTCAACAGCCATCATCGCCACGGCGGTAAACGCAACCTGCCCTTTGGCCTTCGCCTCGACCAGATTTTTCTCGGCTTCAGCAATGACACCTTTCTGCTTTTCAATCAACGCCTGCCCTTTCTTGTCATCTTCGGCGTACATGCCATCCAAAACAATCAGGTGCTGTTTCGCCGCCAGGACTTTGGAGGCCGCAATAGCTTCGGTTTTGCCCGTCAGGGAGTCCAGATCATCAAAGGCTTTACCTGCTAGTCGGGCAAGCTGACCGAAGACACCTTCCATTTTGCCCATTTCAGACAGCACCATACGGGCCGCCTCAACCCGCAGGTTCTTTTCCATTTCGGTCGTCTCCTGGGTAACTCTGGCTGTCTCCTTGCGAGACTCCTGAATGATCTTCTCGTAGTTTTCCAGCTCCTTAGCCGCCTCATTCGCATCTTTGATGTGTTTTTTTAGCGAACGCTCACGCTCATTAAACCCACGGGCTTCCAACAGACCGACTTCATCAATCTTGGCCGACAACTTCTGCCAGTAGTCGAATTCTTCCTTAGTCCGCAGGTCATTGTACTTCTGATGAATGGCTTTGATCTCGGACTCGGCTTTCTCGACAGAAATCTTTTTGTGATTCATTTTGTCAACTTCTGCCTTTTCCAAAGCGTCCAGGTGTTTAAGCCGATCTTCGAGGGTTTTCTGATTCAGGCCCGTTTCGATCACCGCCAGCTCGGATGCATTGAGCACCGCTTTGGCTTTCTTCTTCTTGCCCTGGTCATCCATCCCTTTCAACTCTTCTTCGTGAAAGGTACCGGCAATTTTGGCCAGGGTATCTCTGTGCAGCTTATCTTCTTTCTCGTAAGCCTGGGTGCCTTTTTTGAGGTTTTTGATTACTTCCTCATGCCGTTTGTTTTCGGCGGCAGTTGACGCTTCTATTGAAGACTGACGGGCGGTGTCCATCCGACGTTCATGCCGGTCGTACCCCTGCTGCACCTCTTTAAAGCCGTCCTGTAACCTGAGCGTAGCTTTGATTATATCCCCGTTGATCAGGTTATCGAACGTACTGCCAAGCCCTCCCTGCACCTGTTTGTAGACTTCTACGCTTTTGTTAATCTCGGTGAGCAGCTTCTTGCTATCCCCACCGATGCGATTCACTAGTTCTTCCGGTAGCCGCTTGGCAACGCGCTCCATGAGTTCAGCCTCTTGCTGCAACAATTCCTGCTGGCGCTTCTGCAACTGGTCAACTTTGTAGGCTTCCCGGGCCAATTCAATGCGTTTGTCGTAGGATGCATTGACCCGATCCAGAATACCTTTAAGCTGATTGTTACTGACTTTCTCAGAATCAAGTCCGGCGAAGTAATCCGGGTATTTGTTGATCAATGCCTGAATAGCCGCCGCCCGTTCTTTTGTGCCTTCTTTAGCACTCGTGGCAATCTTGGTCAGAGCTTGCAGGGTAGACATTTCTTTCTGCAATTCCATCTCCTGTTGACCGACAACCTCCCCGACTTCTTCATTGACAGTTTTGAAGGCGAAGAAGGCAGTTGTAGCCAGGGAAAGCAAGGTAACAACTGCACCAATCGGGTTAGCAACCATAGCGGCCCACATCGCCCGGAGGCCATTTGTCGCCCCGGCCATAATTGCGGTTACGCCAGCGGTGTTTCTAGTTAGTAAGATTTGAGCAACGGACAAATCTGCTGCTCGACCCGTAGCAATAAGCGTTTGCGCGTTGGAAAGCGTAACGGCTGTTCGATAGGTAATCCAACCGGTTGCCGCCGTAGCCAGCGCGTTCATGGTTCGCTTGATGGCGCTTTCACTTCCAACCGTTACATCAATGAAGTCGGACATGGCTGAAATGCCCCTCGACAATCCGTTTTCGAAGAAATCCCCGATCCGTCCTTTTGCCACAAAGAAGGTATCAGCCAGGTTAGACATTCGACCGCCTAGTGTCTGCGCCTGCAATGCCATCAGGTTGTAATAGCGTCCACCTTCTGAACTAGCATCGAAAATGGCTTTCTTGACCTGCGCAAAGCTGATTTCGTGCGCTTCTGCCATCTTAATGACTTCACTGCGCGTTTTATCCATTGAGTCAGCCAACAGATCATAGAGAGGCACCCCATTCTCGGCAAACTGGTTTAGCTCCTGCTTCATCAGCTTGCCCTTACTTTGCACATCCGTAAAGGCTTTGGCAATCCGGGGCAGACGATCCTGACCAACAACGGCGGCCATGTTGCCCAGCGCTTCAAGTGTCGGTACCAGTTCAGCCGTGGCAACGCCCATACCCTTCAGGGTAAACGTCGTGTCCATCAATGCCTCGATTTCAAACGGGGTTTCTTTAGCCAGGCGAATAACATCGTTATACAGCTCGTTGGCTTCCCGCTTGGAACCGATCATTTGGGTAATACCGGTCTTGAAAACATCCAGTTTGGATTTAGCATCAATGACCGCCTTCGTAAAATCGTAGATTTCATACGCCCCAAACGCAGACGCGACAAGGGTACGAAAATCCCGAATCATGTCGTTTTGATCTTTCAAGGCCATCGTCTGCTGTTGCAGTTCGGCCTTGAGTATCATTGTCTGCCGGTTTTGCTCATTTCGAACAATGGCTGTTTGCTGGTCCTGATTGGCTTTAACCGCTAAAGTTTGCTGGTCTAGTTCTGCTTTGAGCTGAGCCGTTGTCTGGTTGGCAATCCCTTTGGCAATAATCAATTGCTCCTCAGCCGCAGCTTTGGCAGCA of Tellurirhabdus bombi contains these proteins:
- a CDS encoding restriction endonuclease, producing MKTIGPLHLEDLEPHRFEDLVRQLLYDFRNWAEIEAVGRSGSDHGFDARAREASILNFDQEANYDDESNTSEQVPTAPDRVWVVQCKREKSIGPSKLASYMADLPDTQQHGLYGVVFVAACDFSFAAREAFRDAAREKGYAEAYLWGKGEIEDQLFQPKNDHLLFAYFGISLQTRKRGITTSVRAKLAAKRKVVRVLEENYKDRFVLVRDASDERYPHADGNKLPGQRLRGRWWLLKFEAVYAQGVLFKLKDIPAYLADDQKSWDYMYIDSLDMALALPSENYWTTQDTDLFSPSLHKDHLNYMEVWSELPDKSKATYLEFGIIPYENIIDIDERGDQYFEGPHLYILPYESLNGPFKDGTRSYVELDNSWDNFHVEALPENRISWFHNVKEQAEKIRAERENGLSTGS
- a CDS encoding tape measure protein; translation: MTTREENVRFKFDAVSNLPTIEEQLKSLIELTQRQEQVVKQQATGLQQSVAQQEAALERLNKAWKEQGGAITTVKDASAQQTAKLKADLDQQTAQVKSSEAQKTATVKAEAAERTAAAKAEADQQTLVLKTAAEEQLLAAKAAAEEQLIIAKGIANQTTAQLKAELDQQTLAVKANQDQQTAIVRNEQNRQTMILKAELQQQTMALKDQNDMIRDFRTLVASAFGAYEIYDFTKAVIDAKSKLDVFKTGITQMIGSKREANELYNDVIRLAKETPFEIEALMDTTFTLKGMGVATAELVPTLEALGNMAAVVGQDRLPRIAKAFTDVQSKGKLMKQELNQFAENGVPLYDLLADSMDKTRSEVIKMAEAHEISFAQVKKAIFDASSEGGRYYNLMALQAQTLGGRMSNLADTFFVAKGRIGDFFENGLSRGISAMSDFIDVTVGSESAIKRTMNALATAATGWITYRTAVTLSNAQTLIATGRAADLSVAQILLTRNTAGVTAIMAGATNGLRAMWAAMVANPIGAVVTLLSLATTAFFAFKTVNEEVGEVVGQQEMELQKEMSTLQALTKIATSAKEGTKERAAAIQALINKYPDYFAGLDSEKVSNNQLKGILDRVNASYDKRIELAREAYKVDQLQKRQQELLQQEAELMERVAKRLPEELVNRIGGDSKKLLTEINKSVEVYKQVQGGLGSTFDNLINGDIIKATLRLQDGFKEVQQGYDRHERRMDTARQSSIEASTAAENKRHEEVIKNLKKGTQAYEKEDKLHRDTLAKIAGTFHEEELKGMDDQGKKKKAKAVLNASELAVIETGLNQKTLEDRLKHLDALEKAEVDKMNHKKISVEKAESEIKAIHQKYNDLRTKEEFDYWQKLSAKIDEVGLLEARGFNERERSLKKHIKDANEAAKELENYEKIIQESRKETARVTQETTEMEKNLRVEAARMVLSEMGKMEGVFGQLARLAGKAFDDLDSLTGKTEAIAASKVLAAKQHLIVLDGMYAEDDKKGQALIEKQKGVIAEAEKNLVEAKAKGQVAFTAVAMMAVEIISSIEGVLFQMAVSSARAVAESITFLRDALVDFYNSALKLNESTLSLELENFKGSYADREKIIQDFYAKQVELTKSRDLVDAQLSYSSSVLEINANTTERLGEIWDFKKGAFGAGFSLAMIKTLILWKESKAEMEAAEIRHQANLEQMKIAQLELDMQRLKDERDLNIQKLQEELDAFTLTKEAEIDAAEASRDAKKAALEEELRAYKETKDAEIAKLNETLALEKAAAEQFYSDKQLRLQEDDRYRKQLLAEGEAREVAALQAARDRELARAQSAQERTEILNAFEKLIMDKHAEYQTAVGDKTKEISLANKEAKQQEADAIRKLEEETKNQVDALKDEMAKKDKETQDLIKKNNEETAAEIKRLKDEIAAKDASIMAQMTSTNNAYKEEVKNAQRAIFEATKAMKIAELEAEIAILRGKFHLFGIGKGKTNAAIDQLYEAIAVIQSLHFAKGTEYVDSDKHPDGIDTVPAMLTKGERVLTVEQNRALGEISNDELVKIVNGARSFFFQGTPSVLGLGHPDGVDTVPAMLTKGERVISADQNNQIGGAGLSNEVLVRKISLHDQLAAQFPQLLDPTRWSSMAHSISLPANIDSGSTPPVVNLGEMVGAIQDMQRTLENKKLVNVSIDRNGFGISVAGTQSKENYYGNLFQR